One window of Rhodospirillaceae bacterium genomic DNA carries:
- a CDS encoding DNA-binding protein, with product MESTEGHFIIGQVVRHVLFDYRGVIFDVDPCFSGTQDWYVQVARSKPPKDKPWYHVMVNDEIHTTYVAERHLEVDKSGRPIKHILLGSVFGSFVNGVYIPKLRTN from the coding sequence ATGGAGTCAACTGAAGGTCACTTTATTATTGGTCAAGTGGTGCGCCATGTACTTTTTGATTACCGAGGGGTAATTTTTGATGTGGACCCTTGTTTTTCTGGAACCCAGGATTGGTATGTGCAAGTTGCAAGGAGCAAGCCGCCCAAAGATAAGCCTTGGTATCATGTAATGGTTAATGATGAAATTCATACAACATATGTGGCTGAGAGACACTTGGAGGTTGATAAATCCGGTCGTCCCATCAAGCATATTTTGCTCGGCAGTGTATTTGGTAGTTTCGTGAATGGCGTATATATACCCAAATTACGAACCAATTAA